A single region of the Malaclemys terrapin pileata isolate rMalTer1 chromosome 2, rMalTer1.hap1, whole genome shotgun sequence genome encodes:
- the CCAR2 gene encoding cell cycle and apoptosis regulator protein 2 isoform X2 has protein sequence MAQFKRQKPLRAGNLQGARPFSGTHPTSLLGPPPGLLNPPVSADLIQNARHLQVGEKQRVFTGIVTSLHDYFGVVDEEVFFQLSVVKGRLPQIGEKVLVKAVYNPSQSVPWNAMKVQTLSNQPLLKAPTPLLHVASLGQKQGILGAQPQLLFQPHRIPPLFPQKPMSLFQSSPSLHLGHLGRYPGRGPKGRQDSGRWDDFDSKKRKQKGGEPWGVKKPRHDPPQYRVYFARYAVDSPFCDAMEILRRYCSIQLPREFYEVRLCWLDTFPLTQPLTLRHPSRILVADPAEEVPETEEDATQEDVLEDTDPAFSAKVMLLSSPGLEELYRHCLLYIEEPSEQKESPEHPTKQIKFLLGRKEDEAVLIGGEWSPSLDGLEPDSDPMVLVRTAIRCTKAQTGLDLSACTKWFRFAEFRYLRQGDPSQRETVVIFLPDVWSCMPPLEEWEALCQQKPEKAPLPPPSPEEKPEMDVEIPDAAPDQEMEASAQDVDATNAAAEPAPTPPLEPAIIAHPKPAMQGGQPSCSNISLCTLLEYRRRREKLSFEVAVVAELFQEMLQRDFGYKLYKALLALPAKEEPSEAKNLESEKPAEHEKVQKEEAQEETTSEQEPVQTHQEEEGAEQKPACSEGSRVAKEDEKASKVEPKDSTDELCMLSLEDDLLLLRDDEEEDFGRSGAQRGWHVHLVGLCRKLALFVSPAGVKLDDAEVRSIASNQSEMEFSSLQDLPKELDPSAVLPLDALLAFIYFDLNFCGYLHRRDLEKILMTLGLHLCKEQVKQLVNRVVTQYVCQYRSLHYNRQDSADHVPEEGLLGNLSLLPASNSEAEVSTQPKAVVEHGDLISHNGTVLNVGKLLEKAEQTESSRLYLESKIHTLEVKLEEAQIRYAATESSNKVLTTELQAVQKQLADMEEQVKSAERQKSHFQRLLQENKKRLVPLQLEIQKIIEKTNNCLEKKEEEPSSSN, from the exons ATGGCCCAGTTCAAGCGTCAGAAGCCTCTGCGAGCTGGCAACCTGCAGGGAGCGAGGCCGTTCTCAG GGACACACCCAACCTCCTTATTGGGACCTCCACCTGGCCTGTTAAACCCTCCTGTCTCAGCAGATCTTATCCAGAATGCACGGCACTTGCAG GTGGGTGAGAAGCAGCGAGTCTTTACTGGCATTGTCACCAGCCTGCATGACTACTTTGGGGTGGTGGATGAAGAGGTCTTCTTCCAATTGAG TGTTGTGAAGGGCCGGTTACCACAGATAGGTGAGAAAGTGCTGGTGAAAGCTGTCTACAATCCAAGCCAATCGGTGCCCTGGAATGCCATGAAAGTCCAGACATTGTCCAATCAG CCCCTCCTGAaggcccccacccctctcctgcaTGTGGCATCCTTAGGACAGAAACAAGGCATCCTGGGAGCCCAACCTCAGCTGCTGTTCCAGCCTCACCGGATCCCTCCTCTGTTTCCCCAGAAAC CAATGAGCCTCTTCCAGTCATCCCCTTCGCTTCACCTGGGCCACCTTGGGAGATACCCTGGTCGGGGCCCAAAGGGCAGGCAGGACTCAGGCAGATG GGACGACTTTGATTCGAAGAAGCGGAAACAGAAAGGCGGCGAACCGTGGGGAGTGAAAAAGCCACGCCATGATCCGCCACAGTACCGGGTCTACTTTGCACGCTATGCTGTGGACAG ccccttcTGCGACGCCATGGAAATCCTGAGACGCTACTGCAGCATCCAGTTGCCCCGGGAGTTCTATGAGGTCCGCCTGTGCTGGCTGGACACATTCCCGCTCACCCAGCCACTGACCCTGAGGCACCCCAGCCGCATCCTGGTGGCTGACCCTGCGGAGGAGGTGCCCGAGACCGAGGAGGATGCCACCCAGGAGGATGTGCTGGAGGACACAGATCCTGCATTCAGTGCCAAG GTGATGCTGCTGTCTTCCCCAGGCCTAGAGGAGTTGTATCGCCATTGCTTGTTATATATTGAAGAGCCCAGCGAACAGAAGGAGAGTCCAGAGCACCCCACAAAGCAAATAAAG TTCCTGCTGGGGAGGAAAGAGGATGAAGCTGTGCTGATTGGAGGGGAGTGGTCGCCTTCTCTGGATGGCCTTGAGCCAGACTCTGATCCCATGGTTCTGGTTCGCACAGCCATTCGCTGCACCAAGGCCCAGACTGGCCTGGACCTGAGCGCGTGCACTAAGTG GTTCCGTTTTGCTGAGTTTAGATATCTGCGTCAGGGAGACCCATCACAGAGGGAGACAGTGGTGATCTTCCTGCCAGATGTCTGGAGCTGCATGCCGCCTCTGGAGGAGTGGGAGGCTCTGTGCCAGCAGAAACCAGAGAAGGCCCCTCTGCCACCCCCCTCACCGGAGGAGAAACCAGAGATG GACGTGGAGATCCCAGATGCGGCCCCAGACCAGGAAATGGAGGCCAGTGCACAGGACGTGGATGCCACTAATGCTGCTGCTGAGCCAGCTCCAACTCCCCCCCTGGAACCTGCCATCATCGCCCACCCCAAACCAGCAATGCAGGGTGGGCAGCCGAGCTGCTCCAACATCTCGCTCTGCACCCTGCTGGAGTACAGGAGACGGAGGGAAAAGCTTTCATTTGAG GTGGCGGTGGTGGCAGAGCTTTTCCAGGAGATGCTGCAGCGAGATTTTGGCTACAAGCTTTACAAGGCGCTGCTGGCTCTGCCAGCGAAGGAAGAGCCATCAGAGGCAAAGAACCTGGAGTCAGAGAAGCCAGCTGAGCATGAGAAAGTGCAGAAGGAAGAGGCCCAGGAGGAGACAACCAGTGAGCAGGAGCCTGTGCAG ACCcatcaggaggaggaaggggcagagcagaaGCCAGCATGCAGTGAGGGTTCCAGGGTGGCCAAAGAGGATGAGAAGGCCAGTAAAGTGGAGCCTAAAGACTCAACTGATGAGCTGTGCATGCTGAGCCTGGAGGATGACCTCTTGCTGCTGCGAGACGATGAGGAGGAGGACTTTGGTAGGTCTGGCGCACAGCGTGGGTGGCACGTGCATCTAGTTGGGCTGTGCAGAAAACTTGCCTTGTTTGTGTCCCCTGCAGGTGTCAAGTTAGATGATGCAGAGGTGAGATCCATTGCTTCCAACCAGTCAGAGATGGAGTTCTCGTCGCTCCAGGACCTG CCCAAGGAGCTGGACCCAAGTGCTGTGCTGCCCCTGGATGCTCTCCTGGCCTTTATCTACTTCGATTTGAATTTCTGTGGCTACCTGCACAGAAGAGACCTGGAGAAGATCCTCATGACACTGGGGTTACATCTTTGCAAAGAGCAG GTGAAGCAGCTTGTGAACAGAGTAGTGACTCAGTACGTGTGCCAGTACCGGAGCCTGCACTACAACCGCCAGGACAGTGCTGACCATGTCCCTGAGGAAGGGCTCTTGG GAAACCTCTCTTTGCTGCCTGCCTCAAACTCTGAGGCTGAGGTTTCTACTCAGCCCAAGGCAGTGGTGGAGCATGGGGACCTGATCTCCCACAATGGGACTGTCCTCAATGTGGGGAAGCTGCTGGAGAAGGCAGAGCAGACTGAGAGTAGCCGCCTGTACCTGGAGAGCAAAATCCACACTCTGGAGGTCAAGCTGG AGGAAGCCCAGATCCGTTACGCAGCGACAGAGTCATCAAACAAGGTGCTGACCACTGAGCTGCAGGCTGTACAGAAGCAGCTAGCTGATATGGAGGAGCAGGTGAAATCGGCAGAGAGGCAGAAATCCCACTTCCAAAGGCTGCTGCAGGAGAACAAAAAGCGCCTTGTTCCACTGCAGCTGGAAATCCAGAAGATCATTGAGAAG ACTAATAACTGCTTAGAGAAGAAGGAGGAAGAACCATCATCTAGCAACTGA